The Hahella sp. HNIBRBA332 genome window below encodes:
- a CDS encoding chemotaxis protein CheW: MASYSGQGQSSEDPILQYVTFKLDHETYGINVMQIQEVLRYTEIAPVPGAPDYVLGIINLRGNVVTVIDTRKRFGLSEAEVSDHTRIVVIEVDNQVVGILVDSVAEVVYLRQSEMETAPNVGNEESAKFIQGVCNKNGELIILVEFEKMMSEEEWSEVASL; this comes from the coding sequence ATGGCATCCTATTCAGGGCAGGGCCAAAGTTCAGAAGATCCGATTCTGCAATACGTGACCTTCAAGTTGGATCATGAAACTTACGGCATCAATGTTATGCAGATCCAGGAGGTGTTGCGCTATACGGAAATCGCCCCGGTGCCTGGCGCGCCGGACTACGTTCTCGGCATTATTAATCTGCGCGGCAATGTCGTCACAGTCATCGACACCCGCAAGCGGTTTGGCTTGTCGGAAGCGGAGGTTAGCGATCACACCCGGATTGTGGTGATTGAGGTGGATAATCAAGTCGTGGGCATTCTGGTGGATTCTGTGGCGGAAGTGGTTTATCTGCGGCAGTCGGAAATGGAAACCGCTCCAAATGTCGGCAACGAGGAAAGCGCCAAATTCATTCAAGGCGTGTGCAACAAGAATGGAGAACTGATTATTCTGGTTGAATTCGAAAAAATGATGTCAGAAGAAGAGTGGTCCGAGGTGGCGTCCTTGTGA
- a CDS encoding DUF2802 domain-containing protein, with amino-acid sequence MNPQFMSWELLVSLCFGLIVAIACFTICRMQAKRIVRLEIEVGQMRDKLNMLSDSGIGVGRKVVSIDQRLKAAELKQKELQTMDVQKVSYNEAARLLALGAEVEDLVKACGLTRAEADLIKALHSSQSVAQRPARH; translated from the coding sequence ATGAATCCGCAATTTATGAGTTGGGAGTTGCTTGTGTCCCTGTGTTTCGGGCTGATTGTCGCGATTGCCTGCTTCACAATCTGTCGGATGCAGGCCAAGCGCATTGTACGTCTGGAAATCGAAGTCGGGCAGATGCGGGATAAGCTCAATATGCTCTCCGACAGCGGCATTGGCGTGGGCCGGAAGGTGGTTTCCATTGATCAGCGTCTGAAAGCCGCTGAACTCAAGCAGAAAGAACTGCAAACGATGGATGTGCAAAAGGTGTCTTACAATGAAGCGGCCCGTTTGTTGGCGTTGGGCGCGGAAGTAGAGGATTTGGTGAAAGCCTGCGGCCTGACCAGGGCTGAGGCGGATTTGATCAAGGCGCTGCATTCCAGTCAAAGTGTAGCGCAGAGACCTGCGCGGCATTGA